Proteins co-encoded in one Bacillus paramycoides genomic window:
- a CDS encoding sensor histidine kinase, whose amino-acid sequence MKKSRKVSLQTKIVSLIITLILFVVLLLAGIFVYIQSVDTKRQVEQLALQTAKSLSFMPAIKEAFQNNEHKNNIQSIAEQVREQAGADTVIIEDRYGVMYSHSNSELIGTKSNNPYNYEALTFGGYYTLEGNGESGSALMAKAPIIVHNGDYDQVVGVVTVEFLIKGIESNILSRTKEIILFSLAVLLAGIVGGILLARSIRKDTLGLEPNEIAALYRERSAILLSIKEGIIAIDQNGFITMMNTSAEEMLHVNGDYMQQHISKVLPEFNMERVLENDQEIAFQNKVFILNMTPILENNSTVGVVCSFRDKTELQNLVNTISEVRKYSEDLRAQTHEFTNKLFVLSGLLQLGHYKEAIEFIQQESNIHQSQNHILFHQIHDAKVQAILLGKIGTASEKKIDFHIEGDSALHPLPDHIKVSHLITILGNIIDNAFDAVSERGEKNVSFFVTDIGHDIVFEVIDSGAGIPVEKITTIFQKGFSTKGNDRGYGLANVKEMVDLLEGTIEIQNEENGGAIFTIYLPKTLREST is encoded by the coding sequence ATGAAGAAATCACGCAAAGTGTCATTACAAACGAAAATAGTAAGCTTAATTATTACGTTAATTTTATTTGTCGTTCTCCTGTTAGCAGGAATATTTGTTTACATTCAGTCCGTTGATACGAAGCGCCAAGTGGAACAGTTAGCGCTGCAAACAGCTAAATCTCTTTCTTTTATGCCAGCTATAAAAGAGGCTTTTCAAAATAACGAGCATAAAAATAACATTCAATCTATTGCGGAACAAGTTCGTGAGCAAGCTGGTGCCGATACTGTCATTATAGAAGATCGTTATGGAGTTATGTATTCGCATTCTAATTCGGAGTTAATTGGTACCAAGAGTAACAATCCATATAACTATGAAGCACTCACTTTTGGTGGTTATTATACGCTTGAAGGAAATGGTGAAAGTGGTTCAGCTTTAATGGCGAAAGCACCCATTATTGTTCATAACGGAGATTACGATCAAGTAGTAGGTGTTGTGACAGTAGAGTTTTTAATAAAAGGTATTGAATCTAACATATTGAGCAGAACGAAAGAAATTATACTCTTTTCCTTAGCGGTATTATTAGCCGGCATTGTTGGAGGCATTCTTTTAGCACGTAGCATTCGTAAAGATACACTCGGTTTAGAGCCAAATGAAATTGCGGCGCTATATCGGGAACGAAGCGCGATACTACTATCTATAAAAGAAGGGATTATCGCTATCGATCAAAACGGCTTTATTACGATGATGAACACCTCGGCAGAAGAGATGCTACATGTAAATGGTGATTATATGCAGCAGCACATTTCAAAAGTTTTACCAGAATTTAATATGGAAAGAGTGCTAGAAAACGATCAAGAAATCGCGTTTCAAAATAAAGTGTTTATTTTAAACATGACGCCGATACTTGAAAATAACAGTACGGTAGGCGTTGTATGTAGTTTTAGAGATAAAACAGAACTGCAAAACTTAGTGAATACGATATCTGAGGTAAGAAAGTATTCGGAGGACTTACGCGCTCAAACACATGAATTTACAAATAAGTTGTTCGTCTTATCGGGATTACTTCAGTTAGGACATTACAAAGAAGCGATTGAATTTATTCAGCAAGAATCTAATATTCATCAAAGTCAAAACCATATTTTATTCCATCAAATTCATGATGCAAAAGTACAAGCTATTTTATTAGGAAAAATCGGAACAGCGTCTGAAAAGAAAATCGATTTTCATATTGAAGGAGATAGTGCGCTTCATCCGTTACCAGACCATATAAAAGTTTCACACCTTATTACGATCCTTGGAAACATAATCGACAATGCGTTTGATGCGGTGAGTGAACGAGGGGAGAAGAATGTTTCCTTCTTTGTTACGGATATTGGACACGATATTGTGTTTGAAGTGATAGATAGTGGAGCAGGAATACCAGTTGAAAAAATCACGACTATTTTTCAAAAAGGGTTTTCAACGAAAGGGAATGATCGTGGGTACGGACTAGCAAACGTGAAAGAAATGGTAGATCTACTAGAGGGAACAATTGAAATTCAAAACGAGGAAAATGGGGGAGCTATTTTTACAATTTACCTTCCGAAAACATTGAGAGAAAGTACATGA
- a CDS encoding MrcB family domain-containing protein translates to MLEQLIIELAKLTKQVEDINGDKTYLVINKDDEGLYVEAKFSREQYDEEAPPYFKVSFEILKDAWRKFIAMRTVKSEDFGQASECNTFLVAFFSQLPFVNVIGAGAITFKEFKTDNLPSEKYDKVMLFLEEIMNGTYNPSTLREQTDENLYRVKSNARQDLRLLGFLNESHEMNQLLLSEYVQSEDKKNYMAQLVLKQEYFRHVLFVLGLLEKHSKDEKKEALVDFGMTIVQNSLGDNLMVESVAKRRTNNLLDWLEQVGLINAEWIPAEQYIKKSEEKGGNMSSSLREVFLKIMKEYLDAKTEKFAGHKLGLTVRNDIATEIIRLPFINEKQYSVIGSVGKGNWATVPWIALMHRDITTSTQRGYYIVYLFSEDMQRLYLTIGQGVTETTKEEMQKIKEEIRKQIHMSQKVKKDDEIFLGTSTKAKGYANSTAAYIAYDAKKMPSETELVEDLEEMLRYYEGFINYKEKGIKYEAIYERKEVYLDQQSIIDHVSSYIQSKGFFYEKKDLINFFLSLKTKPFVILSGISGTGKTKIVQWFAESLGATEENGQFTLIPVRPDWSDSSDLLGYVNLQGEFQERPLIKVLENADANPNRPYFVVLDEMNLARVEYYFSDFLSVIESRKWKDGKIVTSPVLPESITNKHITIPSNVYIIGTVNMDETTHPLSKKVLDRANTIEFNTVNLDYFNFLMDVEEKEAEIASNRSLETEYLHLKECFKENEDLVRNISNILIAINKILESVGAQVGYRIRDEICFYMAYNEQGKLLSFDEALDYQIYQKILPRLAGSDGRTEEVLKQLYVLCANEEYDSGNNDASYAKYPRSANKLSHMLRRFEYDGFTSFWI, encoded by the coding sequence ATGTTAGAGCAACTCATAATTGAATTGGCTAAATTAACGAAGCAGGTTGAAGATATAAATGGTGATAAAACTTATCTGGTTATAAATAAAGATGATGAAGGATTATACGTTGAAGCTAAATTTTCACGTGAGCAATATGATGAGGAAGCACCACCTTATTTTAAAGTGAGTTTTGAAATTCTTAAGGATGCTTGGAGAAAATTTATCGCTATGCGTACAGTAAAGAGTGAAGATTTTGGACAAGCGAGTGAATGTAATACTTTCTTGGTAGCTTTCTTTTCACAGCTTCCATTTGTGAATGTAATCGGAGCAGGAGCTATTACATTTAAAGAATTCAAAACCGATAATCTACCAAGCGAAAAATACGATAAAGTCATGCTCTTTTTAGAAGAGATAATGAATGGTACATATAATCCAAGTACGTTACGTGAACAAACGGATGAAAATTTATATAGAGTGAAATCTAATGCGCGCCAAGATTTAAGATTGTTGGGATTTTTGAATGAATCTCATGAAATGAATCAGCTGCTATTAAGTGAATATGTTCAATCGGAAGATAAGAAAAACTACATGGCACAGCTAGTTTTAAAACAAGAATATTTCCGTCATGTTTTATTCGTTCTTGGATTGTTAGAGAAGCATTCAAAGGATGAAAAGAAAGAAGCTCTAGTTGATTTTGGAATGACGATTGTCCAAAATTCATTAGGGGATAATTTGATGGTCGAATCAGTAGCGAAGCGGCGTACGAATAATTTACTAGATTGGCTTGAGCAAGTAGGACTAATTAATGCTGAATGGATTCCAGCCGAACAATACATAAAAAAGAGTGAAGAAAAGGGCGGTAATATGAGTAGTAGTTTACGTGAAGTCTTTTTAAAGATAATGAAAGAATATTTGGATGCAAAAACAGAAAAATTTGCAGGACATAAATTAGGATTAACAGTCCGAAATGATATAGCAACAGAGATCATTCGTTTACCATTTATAAATGAGAAGCAGTACAGTGTGATAGGGTCAGTTGGGAAAGGGAATTGGGCAACAGTTCCGTGGATTGCGCTAATGCATAGAGATATTACAACATCGACACAGAGAGGGTATTATATCGTTTATTTATTTAGTGAAGATATGCAACGATTGTATTTGACCATTGGACAAGGTGTAACAGAAACGACTAAAGAAGAGATGCAAAAAATTAAAGAAGAGATTCGTAAGCAAATACATATGTCCCAAAAGGTGAAAAAAGATGATGAAATCTTCCTAGGTACAAGCACGAAAGCAAAGGGATATGCGAATTCAACAGCGGCTTATATTGCGTACGATGCTAAGAAAATGCCAAGTGAAACAGAGTTAGTAGAGGATCTAGAAGAAATGCTTCGCTATTATGAGGGATTTATTAACTATAAAGAGAAAGGCATTAAGTATGAAGCGATTTATGAGAGGAAAGAAGTGTATTTAGATCAGCAATCAATTATCGACCACGTGTCTTCTTATATTCAAAGTAAAGGTTTCTTTTATGAGAAAAAAGATCTTATTAACTTTTTTCTTTCATTAAAGACGAAGCCATTTGTGATTTTATCGGGTATTTCAGGTACAGGGAAAACGAAAATTGTTCAGTGGTTTGCGGAGAGTTTAGGGGCTACGGAAGAGAATGGACAATTTACGCTTATCCCAGTTCGACCTGATTGGAGTGATAGCTCTGATTTACTTGGTTATGTGAATCTTCAAGGAGAGTTTCAAGAAAGACCGTTAATTAAAGTTCTTGAAAATGCAGATGCAAATCCAAATAGGCCGTATTTTGTAGTGTTAGACGAGATGAATTTAGCTCGAGTGGAATACTACTTTAGTGATTTTTTAAGTGTGATTGAAAGCCGTAAATGGAAAGATGGGAAAATTGTTACGTCACCAGTGCTTCCAGAATCAATTACGAATAAGCATATTACGATTCCATCAAATGTATATATTATCGGAACTGTAAATATGGATGAAACGACACATCCACTAAGTAAAAAAGTATTAGATCGTGCGAATACGATTGAGTTTAATACTGTTAACTTAGATTATTTTAATTTCTTAATGGATGTAGAAGAGAAAGAAGCTGAAATTGCTTCAAATCGCTCTCTAGAAACTGAGTATCTTCATCTGAAGGAATGTTTTAAAGAAAACGAAGATCTTGTGAGAAATATATCGAACATTTTAATAGCAATAAATAAAATACTTGAATCAGTTGGAGCTCAAGTTGGATACCGTATACGAGATGAAATTTGTTTCTATATGGCATACAACGAACAAGGAAAGTTACTGTCATTCGATGAAGCACTTGATTATCAAATATATCAAAAGATTTTACCGCGTCTTGCAGGGAGCGATGGTAGAACAGAAGAGGTATTAAAACAGTTGTATGTATTATGTGCAAATGAAGAATATGATAGTGGCAATAATGACGCCTCATATGCTAAGTATCCTCGTTCAGCTAACAAGCTGTCTCATATGTTAAGGAGGTTCGAGTATGATGGTTTCACCTCTTTCTGGATCTAA
- a CDS encoding tripartite tricarboxylate transporter substrate binding protein, with protein sequence MKKRLLLCIWVMTGVIAGCSVEKTNKNKVNIEEVEIVAPNVQGAGWDLTARAMQKTLTEEKIFTKPITVTNKVGGSGDVGWKYTKQKGGHVLAINSSLLLTNNLLGHSKLTYKDFTPLATLASDWEVVVVSKESNIENAKQLMEQLKQDKKNFKIGVAPGLGNDDHLSFVQVSKAFGINPAELQFFVYENKEKIINALTNKQIGAATMTLSEAEKQYKAGKIKILAVSAPKRLDRLPEIPTWKEQGIDVIFQHWKGIMGPKDMTKEEVAYWDGVIKRMVESDSWKGILRERGWNSYYKDSGETRGFLEESSQEYGELVGDNGD encoded by the coding sequence ATGAAAAAGCGATTATTACTATGTATATGGGTTATGACAGGGGTAATAGCTGGTTGTTCTGTAGAAAAAACGAACAAGAATAAAGTGAACATCGAAGAAGTAGAAATCGTTGCGCCGAACGTTCAAGGAGCAGGATGGGACTTAACAGCGCGAGCGATGCAAAAAACACTAACAGAAGAAAAAATCTTCACCAAACCAATCACTGTCACAAACAAAGTAGGTGGCAGCGGTGACGTCGGATGGAAATATACGAAACAAAAAGGCGGTCACGTACTGGCGATTAACTCAAGCTTACTCTTAACGAACAACTTACTAGGCCATAGTAAACTAACATATAAAGACTTCACGCCGCTCGCAACTCTCGCATCGGACTGGGAAGTCGTTGTCGTATCAAAAGAATCAAACATAGAAAACGCAAAACAACTAATGGAACAACTAAAACAAGACAAGAAAAACTTCAAAATCGGCGTTGCCCCCGGCCTAGGAAACGACGATCACCTATCCTTCGTACAAGTAAGCAAAGCCTTCGGCATAAACCCTGCCGAACTACAATTCTTCGTTTACGAAAACAAAGAAAAAATCATAAACGCCCTAACGAACAAACAAATAGGCGCCGCAACCATGACCCTATCCGAAGCCGAAAAACAATACAAAGCTGGCAAAATAAAAATACTAGCCGTATCCGCACCAAAACGACTAGACCGACTACCAGAAATCCCAACCTGGAAAGAACAAGGAATCGACGTCATATTCCAGCACTGGAAAGGAATTATGGGCCCGAAAGATATGACGAAGGAAGAGGTTGCTTATTGGGATGGTGTGATTAAGAGGATGGTGGAGAGTGATAGTTGGAAGGGGATTTTGAGGGAGCGGGGGTGGAATTCTTATTATAAGGATAGTGGGGAGACGAGGGGGTTTTTGGAGGAGAGTAGTCAGGAGTATGGGGAGTTAGTGGGGGATAATGGGGATTAG
- a CDS encoding response regulator, with translation MLKVAIAEDDFRVAQIQEEFLLKIKDVKVIGKALNAKETMELLRREEIDLLLLDNYLPDGIGTDLLPKIHADFPNVDVIMVTAANENHMLEKAIRNGVSNYLIKPVTLEKFVRTIEDYKRKKQLLHSNNEVNQALIDNFFGISQIQDMKNLPTGVDPLTLQKVKGIIKGLEEGITIEEMGEQMGASRTTARRYLEYLVATNECTVEYTYGIIGRPERKYRIGRGL, from the coding sequence ATGTTGAAGGTTGCAATTGCAGAAGATGATTTCCGCGTCGCGCAAATTCAGGAAGAGTTTTTATTAAAAATAAAGGACGTAAAAGTGATTGGAAAAGCATTGAACGCGAAAGAAACGATGGAATTACTACGAAGGGAAGAAATCGATTTACTTCTATTAGATAATTACTTACCAGATGGAATCGGAACAGACTTATTACCGAAAATTCATGCTGACTTTCCGAACGTTGATGTCATTATGGTTACTGCGGCAAATGAAAACCATATGCTAGAAAAAGCAATTCGAAACGGCGTAAGTAACTACCTTATAAAACCGGTCACGTTAGAAAAATTCGTTCGCACAATTGAAGACTATAAAAGAAAGAAGCAACTATTACATAGTAACAATGAAGTGAATCAAGCACTTATCGACAACTTCTTCGGCATTTCGCAAATACAAGATATGAAAAACTTACCGACAGGCGTTGATCCGTTAACACTGCAAAAAGTGAAAGGGATTATAAAAGGATTGGAAGAGGGAATTACAATAGAAGAAATGGGAGAACAAATGGGTGCCTCCCGAACAACCGCAAGAAGATACTTAGAATACTTAGTAGCGACAAACGAATGCACAGTAGAGTACACATACGGCATTATCGGACGACCAGAACGAAAATATCGCATAGGACGGGGACTATGA